The Herbiconiux sp. SALV-R1 genome includes a region encoding these proteins:
- a CDS encoding helix-turn-helix transcriptional regulator, translating to MQRRIEHGWRLRELMAARGMNTISDLIPHLSDRGIHLSDSQIYRLVGGTPERMNLALLGAILDTLDCTFEELCPITVQAVPDRATGTVDASATKDAFRPARARVHRPE from the coding sequence ATGCAACGACGAATCGAACACGGCTGGCGGCTTCGGGAGCTGATGGCCGCCCGAGGAATGAACACCATCTCCGACCTCATCCCGCACCTCTCCGATCGGGGCATCCACCTCTCGGACTCGCAGATCTATCGCCTCGTCGGCGGCACGCCCGAACGCATGAACCTGGCACTGCTCGGCGCGATCCTCGACACCCTCGACTGCACCTTCGAGGAGCTCTGCCCGATCACCGTCCAGGCCGTTCCCGACCGCGCCACCGGAACGGTCGACGCCTCGGCGACGAAGGACGCGTTCCGTCCCGCTCGAGCACGGGTCCACCGACCTGAATGA
- a CDS encoding RHS repeat domain-containing protein — protein MSYKSVNFRRINAAAGGIAATLALTLLIGVIPAQAVTNDEPTASPTPTPTQTPEPTESPEPTPTPTSVPSATPEPSATPEPTATAEPTPEPTTPSPDTQEPTPTPAPPTPTPTPSPAESPAPPADDAGIELEGGVVPEPDLGTPIDSVHVDDVPAPEAGASGASETLPAETTLEASHHELELTRGDTLTARTDASDGGVAAQPEGQWQPVDPAGISVAPAATNTQARSLWAKPSASSVSVDVLAEDDAAELGLTGVVLQLRRTDGATYPTTVGVRIPESVLDGLYGADYESRVRWVQTDAPSGTAARTAGDTNLEGDPEPVASTVDPDGSVILTPMVGTQMVTLAATSSPISSTGTGAFSATSLKPASSWDVSAQTGDFSWSMPLRLPPAAAGPAPSVSLKYDSQSVDGLTGSTNNQPTAIGEGWALTGGGFIERSYASCSDDGHPSSGDLCWKTDNATLNLDGHSGRLIKDQTSGEWKLQNDDGSRIQHLFGTSQGCTDNGTEENDCWRITTTDGTQYYFGLNKYSGWTDGKPTTDSTWTVPVFGDDAGEPCHEATFAASQCMQAWRWNLDFIVDTNSNANAYYYKPETNMYSMLGTTPTNYVRGGQLDHIDYALRASQIYASNAAAGKVMFGYSPYGRCNDTTHANCSNNTTPVATAPAHPTAYPDVPFDLLCTSGTCSGKLSPSFWSTQMLDTVTTKVRKPNPSTGVVATSTVDVWTLTHTFPSPGDGTSPALWLDRVGHSGFSGTSTLPDNPTIFTSIPLQNRVWAKDGLVPLDKHRISVITLPTGGRIGVSYSSQECTPETAAAILAAANTNTKRCYPQWWSPQVTPQVAPQQDLFHKYVVTSVVSNPVTGGGNDETQKITYRYSVGTPRWRYDTSPATPDDKRTWSDFAGYSKVEVRVGDQSDTTLQQATIYTFFQGMDGDKATTSGGTKSMTILGKTDSRWLAGRVAEAKVLNGVGGATVSDTLTTAWASDVTANDGTNTARMVADGDVLVTEPTSSGTNRTVHTVTTYDPTYGLPVTENKITSDAGTTCTKTEYATANTTSWIIGLPKEIGKAGVDCANYATSVYPDKAISRIRFYYDGSSTYTSIPTKGNLTQTTTPDSYSGPALANAHFITASKTSYDAWGRVVSITDSLGHTATTAYTPAAGATAGSGALTTTVETNALGWARTTTYDASWGVETSVTDANGKVTSATYDALGRRVGVWMPWRPAATNPQPSVAYVYNVSQTGPSMVLTKTLKPNAVRLDYSLYDGLGQLVQTQSTAEGPGSVVTDTGYDSAGRVNMTNNSWWSTLNPSDELVVPLSEQNIDSKTTTDYDGAGRTTKTTLLSEAVEHSSTTYTYTGADLVTVVPPAGDTPTSTYTNSLGQKTKLVQYLAATATGTTKETTYTYNAQGSMSSMTDPAGNVWSWEYDVLGHQTSSTDPDTGTTVSTYDVAGNLLTTKDARNIVVAYDYDDLNRKIGQYKNSADAAGTKLATWTYDTLQKGQLTSSSRYDGTLAYTRTVGGYDDGYRPTSTSVKIPTGAPVFGGKTYTTSYYYEQDGSLNAMSLPDAGGLGAEDIFYSYTPSGRINGMWGSQNIIGDIKYTGIGQPAEYRREGTGTGTSASLYSTYVYEPATGSIAEIKETRKVGATATVLADRNYGHDAAGNVSYVKNTLSATTTDTQCYRYDKLRNLTDAWTPANNTCSTGPSTSNIGGPAPYWTSYAIDSSTGNRTSLIKHPTTTAGTTTTDTYTYPAAGSARPHAVQGVTHSSNGATDNYGYDSAGNMTTRPGQTVTYTATGKVKAVTAGGVSQAYIYDADETLLMQSDTTNGTVLFMGETEIRMPAGSTTATGVRTYSINGLPVAERTATVGVTDKPLRWITTNINGTSDLEALESTGTITRRYDDPFGNTRGTAATWSSNHKYLNAPISPLTKLTQLGARVYDSTIGKFLSVDPILAPYNPQQNNGYAYASNTPVTLSDPSGLCPPGPGNGCASGAANRGSISGQRETPSTSGGGSPPTIGNRPSGCAPWCTPTESSTFPAPLVPVLPPIAVPAPRNVPAVGVQDIGVGALRGIGLWAVIGMVLSLSGSTSDGGKPLNENPESIEAQVSDQSTPATPDCPPGFLLCGPSGSSGEVEAPKTLDELVESGLRPAKNDLNRAGYEYQKHAGRGELPSVPGKDLNRVGQEFLEEIVRDSGTQVRGVTSGRFSGGTRYVAPNGYSATFDSNGLFQYFGVN, from the coding sequence ATGAGCTACAAGTCTGTCAACTTCCGTCGCATCAACGCTGCGGCCGGAGGAATCGCCGCCACCCTGGCGCTGACGCTCCTGATTGGCGTGATTCCTGCACAAGCGGTCACAAACGATGAACCGACCGCCTCTCCCACGCCTACGCCAACACAGACACCGGAGCCAACCGAGAGCCCCGAGCCGACGCCGACACCGACGTCCGTGCCCTCAGCAACCCCCGAACCGTCCGCGACCCCCGAGCCTACGGCGACAGCCGAACCAACGCCCGAACCCACCACGCCTTCACCCGACACGCAGGAGCCCACACCGACACCCGCACCGCCTACACCGACACCGACGCCCTCACCTGCTGAGAGCCCGGCGCCGCCCGCGGACGATGCCGGCATCGAACTCGAAGGCGGAGTAGTCCCCGAACCTGACCTTGGAACACCCATCGACAGCGTCCATGTCGACGATGTCCCCGCACCCGAGGCGGGCGCATCAGGAGCTTCCGAAACTCTGCCTGCCGAGACGACCCTTGAGGCATCACATCACGAGCTCGAGCTCACCCGTGGGGACACGTTGACAGCACGCACGGATGCGTCTGATGGGGGAGTGGCTGCGCAACCCGAGGGACAATGGCAGCCGGTGGATCCCGCCGGAATCAGCGTCGCTCCCGCAGCAACAAACACGCAGGCCCGGTCGCTGTGGGCGAAGCCGTCTGCGTCGTCGGTGTCAGTCGACGTCCTCGCCGAGGATGACGCCGCCGAACTTGGTCTCACCGGTGTGGTGCTGCAGTTGCGCCGGACCGATGGAGCGACGTACCCCACCACCGTCGGCGTTCGGATTCCGGAGTCCGTGCTCGACGGACTCTACGGAGCCGACTACGAAAGCCGCGTTCGGTGGGTTCAGACGGACGCCCCATCCGGCACAGCTGCCCGCACAGCGGGCGACACTAACCTCGAAGGCGACCCCGAGCCAGTTGCTTCAACGGTCGACCCCGACGGATCAGTGATCCTCACACCAATGGTGGGCACACAGATGGTCACGCTGGCAGCGACCTCTTCTCCGATCTCGTCAACGGGGACGGGCGCGTTCAGCGCAACCTCACTCAAGCCGGCCTCGTCGTGGGATGTTTCCGCCCAAACGGGAGATTTCTCTTGGTCGATGCCGCTGCGGTTGCCGCCCGCAGCAGCGGGCCCCGCACCATCAGTGTCACTGAAGTACGACTCACAATCGGTCGATGGACTCACTGGCTCAACGAACAACCAACCCACCGCGATTGGGGAGGGATGGGCGCTCACCGGAGGCGGATTCATCGAACGCTCCTACGCGTCCTGCTCCGACGATGGCCACCCCAGCTCCGGTGATCTGTGCTGGAAAACAGACAACGCCACCCTCAATCTCGACGGACACTCCGGTCGCCTCATCAAAGACCAGACCTCGGGCGAATGGAAACTCCAGAACGACGACGGCTCCCGCATCCAGCATCTCTTCGGCACATCCCAAGGATGCACGGACAACGGAACAGAAGAGAACGACTGCTGGCGCATCACCACCACCGACGGCACCCAGTACTACTTCGGCCTGAACAAATACTCCGGTTGGACAGACGGCAAACCCACCACCGACTCCACTTGGACCGTCCCCGTCTTCGGCGACGATGCCGGCGAGCCCTGCCACGAGGCCACTTTCGCGGCATCCCAGTGCATGCAGGCGTGGCGGTGGAACCTCGACTTCATCGTTGATACCAACAGCAACGCGAACGCGTACTACTACAAGCCCGAGACGAACATGTACTCGATGCTCGGAACCACACCCACAAACTACGTGCGTGGCGGGCAGCTCGACCACATCGACTACGCCCTCCGCGCCTCACAGATCTACGCATCCAACGCTGCCGCCGGCAAGGTGATGTTCGGGTACAGCCCCTACGGCCGCTGCAACGACACCACACACGCCAACTGCAGCAACAACACCACCCCTGTAGCCACAGCACCCGCGCACCCAACCGCATACCCGGACGTACCGTTCGATCTTCTATGCACCAGCGGCACCTGCTCCGGGAAGCTATCCCCGTCGTTCTGGAGCACTCAGATGCTCGATACCGTCACCACCAAGGTCCGGAAGCCCAACCCCTCAACGGGCGTCGTCGCCACTTCCACGGTGGACGTGTGGACCCTGACCCACACCTTCCCCTCGCCCGGGGACGGCACCAGCCCGGCCCTGTGGCTGGATCGTGTCGGACACAGCGGCTTCAGCGGCACCAGCACACTCCCCGACAACCCCACCATCTTCACCAGCATCCCACTGCAGAACCGAGTGTGGGCCAAAGACGGCCTCGTCCCGCTGGACAAGCACCGCATCTCCGTCATCACCCTCCCCACCGGAGGCCGCATCGGGGTCAGCTATTCCTCTCAGGAGTGCACCCCGGAAACCGCAGCCGCGATCCTCGCCGCAGCGAATACCAACACGAAGAGGTGCTACCCGCAGTGGTGGAGCCCCCAAGTCACACCCCAGGTAGCACCGCAACAGGATCTGTTCCATAAATACGTGGTCACCTCGGTGGTCTCGAACCCGGTCACCGGCGGAGGAAACGACGAAACCCAGAAAATTACCTACAGGTACAGCGTCGGCACACCACGTTGGCGCTACGACACCTCGCCCGCCACCCCCGATGACAAGCGCACCTGGTCAGACTTCGCTGGCTACTCGAAAGTCGAAGTCCGTGTCGGCGACCAATCCGACACCACCCTTCAACAAGCAACCATCTACACCTTCTTCCAAGGCATGGACGGCGACAAAGCCACCACGAGCGGCGGCACAAAAAGCATGACCATCCTCGGAAAAACAGACTCCCGATGGCTCGCCGGGCGCGTCGCAGAAGCAAAAGTCCTCAACGGAGTCGGCGGCGCCACCGTCTCCGACACCCTCACCACGGCGTGGGCCTCAGACGTCACCGCAAACGACGGAACAAACACTGCACGCATGGTCGCCGACGGCGACGTGCTCGTAACCGAACCAACCTCGAGCGGCACAAACCGAACCGTTCACACGGTCACCACCTACGACCCCACCTACGGTCTCCCCGTCACAGAGAACAAGATCACCTCGGACGCTGGTACAACGTGCACCAAGACCGAGTACGCCACCGCCAACACCACCAGCTGGATCATCGGCCTCCCCAAGGAAATCGGAAAAGCCGGCGTCGACTGCGCCAACTACGCCACCTCCGTGTACCCGGACAAAGCGATCTCACGAATCCGCTTCTACTACGACGGCAGCTCCACCTACACATCCATCCCCACCAAGGGGAACCTCACCCAAACCACCACCCCCGACTCGTACTCCGGTCCCGCACTCGCGAACGCCCACTTCATCACGGCCTCAAAAACCAGCTACGACGCCTGGGGCCGGGTCGTGTCGATCACCGACAGTCTTGGACACACCGCAACCACCGCCTACACGCCTGCCGCGGGAGCCACCGCAGGAAGCGGCGCCCTCACCACCACCGTGGAAACAAACGCCCTCGGGTGGGCAAGGACCACAACCTACGACGCGTCCTGGGGTGTCGAAACATCCGTCACCGACGCAAACGGGAAAGTCACGTCCGCAACGTACGACGCTCTCGGGCGACGCGTGGGCGTGTGGATGCCGTGGCGTCCCGCCGCGACCAACCCTCAACCCTCCGTCGCCTACGTCTACAACGTCTCCCAAACGGGCCCATCAATGGTGCTCACAAAAACACTGAAACCCAACGCTGTCCGACTGGACTACTCCCTTTATGACGGCCTCGGACAACTCGTGCAAACCCAAAGCACCGCAGAAGGCCCAGGATCCGTCGTCACCGACACCGGGTACGACTCCGCAGGCCGCGTCAACATGACCAACAACTCCTGGTGGTCCACTCTCAACCCCTCCGACGAACTCGTCGTACCCCTCTCGGAACAGAACATCGACTCCAAGACCACCACCGACTACGACGGTGCCGGTAGGACCACGAAGACCACCCTTCTGTCTGAAGCCGTCGAGCACTCCAGCACCACATACACCTATACCGGCGCCGACCTCGTCACCGTCGTCCCGCCCGCAGGCGACACACCGACGAGCACCTACACGAACTCCCTCGGTCAGAAGACCAAACTCGTGCAGTACCTCGCCGCGACCGCGACTGGAACAACGAAAGAGACCACCTACACCTACAACGCTCAAGGCTCGATGAGTTCCATGACCGACCCCGCCGGGAACGTCTGGAGCTGGGAGTACGACGTCCTCGGACACCAAACCTCATCAACCGACCCCGACACCGGAACCACAGTCTCCACCTACGACGTCGCCGGCAATCTCCTCACCACCAAAGACGCCCGCAACATCGTCGTGGCCTACGACTACGACGACCTCAACCGCAAGATCGGCCAATACAAGAACAGCGCTGACGCGGCAGGAACGAAACTCGCCACCTGGACCTACGACACCCTCCAGAAAGGACAGCTCACCTCCAGCAGCCGCTACGACGGCACCCTCGCCTACACCCGCACCGTCGGCGGCTACGACGACGGATACCGCCCCACCAGCACGAGCGTGAAAATCCCCACAGGAGCTCCCGTATTCGGAGGGAAGACCTACACCACCAGCTATTACTACGAGCAAGACGGTTCACTGAACGCCATGAGCCTTCCGGACGCCGGTGGGCTCGGAGCCGAAGACATCTTCTACTCCTACACACCCTCCGGCCGCATCAACGGCATGTGGGGCAGCCAGAACATCATCGGAGACATCAAATACACCGGCATCGGCCAACCAGCCGAATACCGGCGAGAAGGAACAGGAACCGGCACCTCCGCCAGCCTCTACTCCACCTACGTCTACGAACCCGCCACCGGATCCATCGCCGAGATCAAAGAAACCCGCAAGGTCGGCGCTACGGCCACCGTCCTCGCCGACCGAAACTACGGACACGACGCCGCAGGGAACGTCAGCTACGTCAAAAACACGCTGTCAGCCACCACCACCGACACCCAGTGCTACCGGTACGACAAGCTCCGGAACCTCACCGACGCGTGGACGCCCGCCAACAACACCTGCTCCACCGGGCCCAGCACCAGCAACATCGGCGGCCCCGCCCCCTACTGGACCAGCTACGCCATCGACAGCAGCACCGGCAATCGCACCAGCCTCATCAAACACCCCACCACGACGGCCGGCACCACCACCACCGACACCTACACCTACCCAGCCGCCGGCTCCGCCCGCCCACACGCTGTCCAAGGGGTCACCCACAGCAGCAACGGGGCGACGGACAACTACGGCTATGACAGCGCCGGAAACATGACCACCCGGCCCGGCCAAACCGTGACCTACACCGCCACCGGAAAGGTCAAAGCCGTCACAGCCGGGGGAGTGAGCCAGGCATACATCTACGACGCCGACGAAACCCTCCTGATGCAATCAGACACCACCAACGGAACCGTCCTCTTCATGGGCGAAACCGAGATACGCATGCCCGCCGGCAGCACCACCGCAACCGGTGTCCGCACCTACAGCATCAACGGACTCCCGGTCGCAGAACGCACCGCAACCGTAGGAGTCACCGACAAGCCGCTCCGCTGGATCACTACCAACATCAACGGCACCTCCGACCTCGAAGCACTCGAAAGCACCGGCACCATCACCCGCCGCTACGACGACCCCTTCGGCAACACCCGAGGAACCGCCGCCACCTGGTCAAGCAACCACAAATACCTCAACGCACCCATCTCACCGCTCACGAAGCTAACGCAGCTCGGGGCGCGTGTGTACGACAGCACGATCGGCAAGTTCCTGTCCGTAGACCCGATTCTCGCTCCGTACAATCCTCAGCAGAACAATGGGTACGCGTATGCATCAAATACCCCGGTGACTTTGTCTGATCCTTCGGGCCTCTGTCCGCCTGGGCCGGGAAATGGTTGCGCGTCGGGTGCGGCGAACCGTGGGTCTATCAGCGGCCAGCGAGAGACACCCAGCACCAGCGGCGGAGGCAGCCCGCCGACAATTGGAAATCGACCGAGCGGTTGCGCGCCTTGGTGCACGCCCACCGAAAGCAGCACCTTCCCAGCCCCTCTAGTGCCGGTGCTCCCTCCGATTGCTGTACCGGCGCCCCGCAACGTACCTGCGGTGGGTGTTCAGGACATCGGAGTAGGCGCGCTCCGCGGCATCGGACTTTGGGCCGTAATTGGGATGGTGCTCAGTCTTTCTGGATCCACGAGCGACGGCGGGAAGCCGCTAAACGAGAATCCCGAATCGATCGAAGCTCAAGTGAGTGACCAGAGCACACCAGCCACACCGGATTGCCCCCCCGGGTTCCTCCTATGTGGCCCAAGTGGATCCTCGGGGGAGGTCGAAGCCCCTAAGACGCTCGACGAACTGGTCGAATCGGGTCTTCGACCGGCGAAGAATGACCTCAACCGAGCTGGCTATGAGTACCAGAAGCATGCTGGACGGGGAGAGCTACCTTCTGTACCCGGAAAGGATCTGAATCGTGTCGGCCAAGAGTTTCTGGAGGAAATTGTTAGAGACTCTGGAACGCAGGTACGAGGCGTCACTAGTGGACGCTTCTCCGGCGGAACACGGTATGTCGCACCCAATGGTTACAGCGCGACGTTTGATTCCAACGGACTTTTCCAATATTTCGGAGTGAATTAG
- a CDS encoding helix-turn-helix transcriptional regulator, with protein MLTISTRLDVMNRLGRAMADPTRSRILMLLLDQPAYPAEIAQQLELTRQNVSNHLTCLRDCGIVVAEPEGRQHRYEIADAHLAKALNNLVGVVLAVDASAPCNDEACTVPGCCEVTL; from the coding sequence ATGCTCACGATCAGCACGCGCCTCGACGTCATGAACAGGCTCGGCCGCGCCATGGCCGACCCGACCAGATCGCGCATCCTGATGCTCCTGCTGGACCAGCCGGCCTACCCCGCGGAGATCGCCCAGCAGCTCGAACTCACCCGTCAGAACGTCTCCAACCACCTCACCTGCCTCCGCGACTGCGGCATCGTCGTCGCCGAACCCGAAGGCCGGCAGCACCGTTACGAGATCGCCGACGCCCACCTCGCGAAAGCACTCAACAACCTCGTCGGAGTCGTGCTCGCCGTCGACGCCTCCGCCCCCTGCAACGACGAAGCCTGCACCGTCCCCGGCTGCTGCGAGGTCACCCTGTGA
- a CDS encoding cation diffusion facilitator family transporter, whose protein sequence is MTTTTERPNHDRKAVLQKRIRLIVAITIGYNLIEAIIAIAAGTAASSGALIGFGLDSTIEVLSAAAVAWQFTRKDPERWEKGTLRVIALAFFALALYVGANAILTLTQAVDIEHSTVGIVLTALSVVIMPFLSLAERRTGRELGSATAIADSKQTLICTYLSAAVLIGLLLNTLFGWWWADPIAALVIVIFAIREGIQAWKGDACATSVGMLLEDDDHKDEGHHH, encoded by the coding sequence GTGACCACCACAACCGAACGCCCAAACCATGACCGAAAGGCGGTGCTGCAGAAGCGCATCCGCCTGATCGTCGCCATCACGATCGGCTACAACCTGATCGAGGCGATCATCGCGATCGCGGCCGGCACCGCAGCCTCATCCGGAGCCCTGATCGGTTTCGGCCTCGACTCCACAATCGAAGTGCTCTCCGCTGCAGCCGTTGCTTGGCAGTTCACCCGCAAAGACCCCGAGCGCTGGGAGAAGGGCACCCTCCGCGTCATCGCTCTCGCGTTCTTCGCTCTCGCCCTCTACGTCGGCGCCAACGCCATCCTGACCCTCACCCAAGCGGTCGACATCGAGCACAGCACCGTCGGGATTGTCCTCACCGCTCTCAGCGTCGTCATCATGCCGTTCCTCTCGCTCGCGGAACGACGCACCGGACGCGAACTCGGCTCCGCGACAGCAATCGCCGACTCGAAGCAGACGCTGATCTGCACCTACCTCTCGGCCGCCGTCCTCATCGGCCTCCTCCTGAACACGCTCTTCGGATGGTGGTGGGCCGACCCGATCGCCGCTCTCGTGATCGTCATCTTTGCGATCCGCGAGGGCATCCAAGCCTGGAAGGGCGATGCTTGCGCCACCTCAGTCGGCATGCTCCTCGAGGACGACGACCACAAAG
- a CDS encoding site-specific integrase has product MDEPGQPGAVPVHLRAGIAILNAEESVWVAMLDGWAAQQVTRLLSASTIEKRRSIAVRFLAFAGCYPWSWTASMVDEFFLELRGLKGASHATLLGYQNALRMFLEYLTDPAYGWSEHCWDRFGDHPAQVFHEWNTARHAQAAIGTPGKRPYTRDEIQDLFDCADDRVLRIRRSGSKGWIPAFRIATMMKAAYAWGLRRNEVRQLDLVDLASNPRARQFGDVGIIYVRFGKAMRGSPPKRRTVLTLPEFDWIVECIREWRTDVRPLFAPPGSTALWPSERSGMVAADSVSRAFNEVRREAGLVEDLDFHSLRRSYVTHLVEDGYDAFFIQQQVGHEHASTTSIYTGLSPDYRARVVDDAIARMATQLTTKET; this is encoded by the coding sequence ATGGATGAGCCGGGTCAACCAGGAGCGGTTCCTGTCCATCTGCGCGCTGGTATCGCCATCCTGAACGCCGAGGAAAGCGTCTGGGTGGCGATGCTCGACGGGTGGGCTGCACAGCAGGTCACTCGGCTTCTGTCGGCGTCGACGATCGAGAAGCGCCGTTCGATCGCGGTGCGGTTCCTGGCGTTCGCTGGCTGCTATCCGTGGTCGTGGACGGCGTCGATGGTCGATGAGTTCTTCCTCGAGCTCCGCGGTTTGAAGGGCGCGTCCCACGCGACCCTGCTGGGTTACCAGAACGCGTTGCGGATGTTCCTGGAGTATCTGACCGATCCGGCTTACGGCTGGAGCGAGCACTGCTGGGACCGGTTCGGTGACCACCCCGCTCAGGTCTTCCACGAGTGGAACACCGCCCGTCACGCGCAGGCCGCGATCGGCACCCCCGGAAAGCGGCCTTACACCCGCGACGAGATCCAGGACCTGTTCGATTGCGCGGACGACCGGGTGCTCCGCATCCGCCGCTCCGGGTCGAAGGGCTGGATTCCGGCGTTCCGGATCGCGACGATGATGAAGGCCGCCTACGCCTGGGGTCTGCGCCGCAACGAGGTCCGTCAACTCGATCTCGTCGATCTCGCCTCAAACCCTAGGGCACGCCAGTTCGGTGATGTCGGGATCATCTATGTCCGGTTCGGGAAGGCGATGCGCGGCTCTCCCCCGAAGCGCCGCACGGTTCTGACGCTGCCGGAGTTCGACTGGATCGTCGAGTGCATACGCGAATGGAGAACCGATGTCCGGCCGCTGTTCGCGCCACCCGGGTCGACTGCGCTTTGGCCGAGCGAACGCAGCGGCATGGTCGCCGCTGACTCCGTGAGCCGGGCCTTCAACGAGGTCCGCCGCGAGGCGGGCTTGGTCGAGGATCTCGACTTCCATTCGCTGCGCCGCTCTTACGTTACGCACCTGGTCGAGGACGGTTACGACGCCTTCTTCATCCAGCAGCAAGTCGGCCACGAACACGCCTCCACGACCTCTATCTATACCGGCCTGTCCCCCGATTACCGCGCCCGCGTCGTCGATGACGCGATCGCCCGGATGGCCACCCAGCTCACCACGAAGGAAACCTGA